From the Amycolatopsis thermoflava N1165 genome, one window contains:
- a CDS encoding sodium-translocating pyrophosphatase yields MSRQTLAEGLEFSGGDYGIAAVVAVIALAALVIGWFLLKEVLAAGQGTTKMQDIAKAVQEGAAAYLKRQRNTLSIFGVVVFLLLLALPAEDWNERIGRSLFFLVGAVFSFLIGYTGMWLATRANLRVAAASREPGGREKAMRAAFRTGGAVGMFTVGLGLFGAAVVVLVYTGQAPKVLEGFGFGAALIAMFMRVGGGIFTKAADVGADLVGKVEQNIPEDDPRNAATIADNVGDNVGDCAGMAADLFESYAVTLVAALILGSTAFGVDGLLFPLIVPAIGVITAVIGVYITRARSGENGLVTINRSFYISAAISAVLCAIAAFVYLPGSFAEFGADQAGIEGNPALIAFIAVIIGIVLAGVILKLTGYYTGTEHGPVKNVGETSRTGAATVILSGISVGFESAVYTALVIGAAVFGAYLLGGTIALFAVALAGTGLLTTVGVIVAMDTFGPVSDNAQGIAEMSGEVDENAAQILTELDAVGNTTKAITKGIAIATAVLAATALFGSYQDSISKALADIGESAAGVKSFVDTIVSPNTLVGVIIGAAVVFLFSGLAVNAVSRAAGAVVYEVRRQFRDIPGIMEGTTRPEYGKVVDIVTRDSLRELATPGLLAVFAPIAVGFGLGTGALAGYLAGAIATGTLMAIFLANSGGAWDNAKKLVEDGHHGGKGSEAHAATVIGDTVGDPFKDTAGPAINPLIKVMNLVSVLIAPAVVQFSIGPDASAGVRIAISLVAVAIIIAAIVVSKRRASVMTETPSEDATPAKTA; encoded by the coding sequence ATGTCCCGGCAGACCCTCGCGGAGGGCCTCGAGTTTTCCGGAGGTGACTACGGCATCGCGGCCGTCGTCGCCGTCATCGCCTTGGCCGCTCTGGTCATCGGCTGGTTCCTGCTCAAGGAGGTGCTGGCCGCCGGCCAGGGCACCACGAAGATGCAGGACATCGCCAAGGCCGTGCAGGAAGGGGCGGCCGCGTATCTGAAGCGGCAGCGCAACACCCTCTCGATCTTCGGTGTGGTGGTGTTCCTGCTGCTCCTCGCGCTCCCGGCGGAGGACTGGAACGAGCGCATCGGCCGCTCGCTGTTCTTCCTCGTCGGCGCGGTGTTCTCGTTCCTCATCGGCTACACCGGTATGTGGCTGGCGACGCGGGCCAACCTGCGGGTCGCCGCCGCCTCCCGCGAGCCGGGCGGCCGGGAGAAGGCGATGCGCGCCGCGTTCCGTACCGGCGGCGCGGTCGGCATGTTCACCGTCGGCCTCGGCCTGTTCGGCGCCGCGGTCGTCGTGCTCGTCTACACCGGCCAGGCGCCGAAGGTGCTCGAGGGCTTCGGCTTCGGCGCCGCGCTGATCGCGATGTTCATGCGTGTCGGCGGCGGCATCTTCACCAAGGCCGCCGACGTCGGCGCGGACCTGGTCGGCAAGGTCGAGCAGAACATCCCGGAGGACGACCCGCGCAACGCGGCCACCATCGCCGACAACGTCGGCGACAACGTGGGTGACTGCGCCGGCATGGCGGCTGACCTCTTCGAGTCCTACGCGGTGACCCTGGTCGCCGCGCTGATCCTCGGCAGCACCGCGTTCGGCGTGGACGGCCTGCTGTTCCCGCTGATCGTGCCCGCCATCGGTGTCATCACCGCGGTCATCGGCGTCTACATCACGCGCGCCCGCTCCGGTGAGAACGGCCTGGTCACCATCAACCGCTCGTTCTACATCTCGGCAGCCATCTCCGCGGTGCTGTGCGCGATCGCCGCGTTCGTCTACCTGCCCGGCTCGTTCGCCGAGTTCGGCGCGGACCAGGCGGGCATTGAGGGCAACCCGGCGCTCATCGCGTTCATCGCGGTGATCATCGGCATCGTGCTGGCCGGCGTGATCCTGAAGCTGACCGGCTACTACACCGGCACCGAGCACGGCCCGGTGAAGAACGTCGGGGAGACCTCGCGGACCGGCGCCGCGACCGTCATCCTGTCCGGCATCTCGGTCGGCTTCGAGTCGGCCGTCTACACGGCGCTGGTGATCGGCGCGGCGGTGTTCGGCGCCTACCTGCTCGGCGGCACGATCGCGCTGTTCGCGGTCGCGCTCGCCGGCACCGGCCTGCTGACCACGGTCGGCGTCATCGTCGCGATGGACACCTTCGGCCCGGTCTCGGACAACGCGCAGGGCATCGCGGAGATGTCCGGCGAGGTCGACGAGAACGCGGCGCAGATCCTGACCGAGCTGGACGCGGTCGGCAACACCACCAAGGCGATCACCAAGGGCATCGCGATCGCGACCGCCGTGCTCGCGGCGACCGCGCTGTTCGGTTCGTACCAGGACTCGATCTCCAAGGCGCTCGCCGACATCGGTGAGTCCGCCGCGGGCGTGAAGTCGTTCGTGGACACGATCGTCAGCCCGAACACGCTGGTCGGCGTGATCATCGGCGCCGCGGTGGTCTTCCTGTTCTCCGGTCTCGCGGTCAACGCCGTGTCCCGCGCCGCCGGCGCGGTGGTGTACGAGGTGCGCCGCCAGTTCCGGGACATCCCGGGGATCATGGAGGGCACCACGCGGCCCGAGTACGGCAAGGTCGTCGACATCGTCACCCGCGACTCGCTGCGTGAGCTGGCCACCCCGGGTCTGCTCGCGGTGTTCGCCCCGATCGCCGTCGGCTTCGGCCTGGGCACCGGCGCGCTGGCCGGGTACCTGGCGGGCGCGATCGCGACCGGCACCCTGATGGCGATCTTCCTGGCCAACTCCGGTGGCGCCTGGGACAACGCGAAGAAGCTGGTCGAGGACGGCCACCACGGTGGCAAGGGCTCCGAGGCGCATGCCGCGACGGTCATCGGCGACACCGTCGGCGACCCGTTCAAGGACACCGCGGGCCCGGCGATCAACCCGCTGATCAAGGTGATGAACCTGGTCTCGGTGCTGATCGCGCCCGCCGTCGTGCAGTTCTCGATCGGGCCGGACGCCTCCGCTGGCGTGCGGATCGCGATTTCGCTGGTCGCGGTGGCGATCATCATCGCCGCGATCGTGGTGTCGAAGCGGCGCGCGAGCGTCATGACGGAGACGCCGAGCGAGGACGCCACTCCGGCGAAGACCGCCTGA
- a CDS encoding MerR family transcriptional regulator: MDEPLSIVQVSKASGVTSRTLRHYDDIGLLPPAFADTSGRRYYQREQLIRLQQILLLRELGLGLDTIAEVLDGSVSRAEALRLHRKWLLAERDRLDRLADTVARTIEELEGGEHMSAKELFEGFSPHSEKAKWLAEEAVERWGEDAVQSHERSKRWSDEKWDAVKRQGAEAAERLAELLREGVPADDERALDAVAAHRAWLENFWTPDAESYTGLGRLYSDDERFRGVYEAIHPGLAEYLRDAMAAYARARMS; encoded by the coding sequence ATGGACGAACCGCTGTCGATCGTCCAGGTGTCCAAGGCCTCCGGGGTGACCTCCCGGACCCTGCGGCACTACGACGACATCGGCCTGCTGCCACCGGCCTTCGCCGACACCAGCGGGAGGCGCTACTACCAGCGGGAACAGCTCATCCGGCTGCAGCAGATCCTGCTGCTGCGGGAGCTGGGACTCGGCCTGGACACGATCGCCGAGGTGCTCGACGGATCGGTGTCCAGGGCCGAGGCCCTGCGGCTGCACCGGAAATGGCTGCTGGCGGAGCGCGATCGGCTGGACCGGCTCGCCGACACCGTCGCCCGGACCATCGAAGAACTGGAAGGAGGGGAACACATGTCCGCCAAGGAACTGTTCGAGGGGTTTTCGCCGCACTCGGAGAAGGCGAAGTGGCTGGCAGAGGAAGCGGTCGAACGGTGGGGTGAGGACGCCGTGCAGTCGCACGAGCGGAGCAAGCGCTGGTCGGACGAGAAGTGGGACGCCGTCAAGCGGCAGGGCGCCGAGGCGGCCGAGCGGCTGGCCGAGCTGCTCCGCGAGGGCGTCCCGGCCGACGACGAGCGCGCGCTCGACGCGGTCGCGGCCCACCGCGCCTGGCTGGAGAACTTCTGGACGCCGGACGCCGAATCCTACACCGGCCTCGGCCGGCTCTACAGCGACGACGAGCGCTTCCGCGGGGTCTACGAGGCGATCCACCCCGGGCTCGCCGAGTACCTGCGTGACGCCATGGCCGCGTACGCCCGCGCCCGGATGAGCTAG
- a CDS encoding trypsin-like serine peptidase, translating to MFRRLFTILAVLLTGPALAGVSAASAAPAADYSGIVKLSNCSGSLVRLPQSDEFDRALVLTNGHCLESGMPEAGEVLVNRPADRKMVLLGADGRELGQIRATKLVYATMTDTDVALYALDSSYREIARDFGGHPLTVAASPANVGTPVSVVSGFFTRTWNCSIERVVYSVREAGWTWKDSIRYAPGCDTVHGTSGSPIVDQGSREVVGINNTGNDNGEVCTFNNPCEVDENGVVFARQGLTYGQQTYRIPACFAKNNQLSLVRDGCLLPKPNVALPVPIPA from the coding sequence ATGTTCCGCCGCCTGTTCACGATCCTCGCCGTTCTGCTGACCGGTCCCGCATTGGCCGGGGTCAGCGCCGCGTCCGCCGCACCCGCCGCCGACTACAGCGGCATCGTCAAGCTCAGCAACTGCTCCGGTTCACTCGTCCGGCTGCCCCAGTCGGACGAGTTCGACCGCGCGCTCGTCCTCACCAACGGTCACTGCCTGGAGTCGGGCATGCCGGAGGCGGGTGAGGTCCTGGTCAACCGGCCTGCCGACCGCAAGATGGTGCTGCTCGGCGCCGACGGCCGCGAGCTGGGCCAGATCCGCGCGACGAAGCTCGTCTACGCCACGATGACCGACACCGACGTCGCGCTCTACGCCCTCGACTCCTCCTACCGGGAGATCGCCCGCGACTTCGGCGGGCACCCGCTGACCGTGGCGGCCTCGCCCGCCAACGTCGGCACCCCGGTCAGCGTCGTCTCCGGGTTCTTCACCCGCACCTGGAACTGCTCGATCGAGCGCGTCGTGTACTCGGTGCGCGAGGCGGGCTGGACCTGGAAGGACTCGATCCGGTACGCGCCCGGCTGCGACACCGTCCACGGCACGTCCGGCTCGCCGATCGTCGACCAGGGCAGCCGGGAAGTCGTCGGCATCAACAACACCGGCAACGACAACGGCGAGGTCTGCACGTTCAACAACCCGTGCGAGGTCGACGAGAACGGCGTGGTGTTCGCCCGGCAGGGCCTGACCTACGGGCAGCAGACCTACCGGATCCCGGCCTGCTTCGCCAAGAACAACCAGCTCAGCCTGGTGCGGGACGGGTGCCTGCTGCCCAAGCCGAACGTGGCGCTGCCGGTTCCCATTCCCGCCTGA
- the topA gene encoding type I DNA topoisomerase: MAGSTKTKKDDTGANGAGRRRLVIVESPAKARKIASYLGPGYVVESSVGHIRDLPSKAEDVPAKYKGESWAKLGVNVDHDFEPLYVVSADKKSKVTELKSLLKDVDELFLATDPDREGEAIAWHLLETLKPKVPVRRMVFHEVTEQAVRAAAEDTRELDGDLVDAQETRRILDRLYGYEVSPVLWKKVMPRLSAGRVQSVATRLVVERERERIKFTSASYWDISATMDAGEDATPRQFPARLVSVDGARLATGKDFDASGQLKANAKDVRVLEEAAARALAQGLHQRDFKVTSVEEKPYTRRPYAPFMTSTLQQEAGRKLRFNAETTMQIAQRLYQNGYITYMRTDSTTLSESALAAARSQATELYGKDHVSPTPRQYTRKVKNAQEAHEAIRPAGEVFRTPGQVAGELQADEFRLYELIWQRTIASQMADAKGTTMSVRITGTASTGEECVFAASGRTITFAGFLKAYVEAVDADSGAEADDKQSRLPQLVKDQALTATDLSPDGHATTPPARYNEPSLVSKLEELGIGRPSTYASIIKTIQDRGYVWKKGAALVPSWVAFAVVGLLERHFERLVDYDFTAAMEDELDRIAAGNEQRTRWLSRFYFGGEQGVDGSVGRLGGLKKLVSGGVEDIDPREINSIPMFEDNDGHTVHVRVGRYGPYLEREVDGKPQRANLPEDLPPDELTVEIAEKLFATPQEGRDLGVDPVTQHRIVAKEGRFGPYVTEVLPEPEETEGKKTSKAKKPKPRTGSLFQSMSIETVTLEDALKLLSLPRVVGKDPETGEEITAQNGRYGPYLKKGTDSRSLSSEDQIFSITLDEALKIYAEPKQRGRRGAAKPPLKELGEDPVSKKPMVVKDGRFGPYVTDGEYNATLRKGDSIEGLTPERASELLAEKRAKGPAPKKKAPARKAPAKKAAAKK, translated from the coding sequence GTGGCTGGATCGACGAAGACGAAGAAGGACGACACCGGGGCGAACGGCGCCGGTCGTCGGCGGTTGGTGATCGTCGAGTCGCCCGCCAAGGCCCGCAAGATCGCCTCCTACCTCGGCCCGGGCTACGTCGTGGAGTCCTCGGTCGGGCACATCCGCGACCTGCCGTCGAAGGCGGAGGACGTCCCCGCCAAGTACAAGGGCGAGTCCTGGGCGAAGCTCGGCGTGAACGTCGACCACGACTTCGAGCCGCTCTACGTCGTCTCCGCGGACAAGAAGTCCAAGGTCACCGAGCTGAAGAGCCTGCTGAAGGACGTCGACGAGCTCTTCCTCGCCACCGACCCCGACCGCGAGGGCGAGGCCATCGCCTGGCACCTGCTGGAGACCCTCAAGCCGAAGGTCCCGGTGCGCCGGATGGTCTTCCACGAGGTCACCGAGCAGGCCGTCCGCGCGGCCGCCGAGGACACCCGCGAGCTGGACGGGGACCTCGTCGACGCGCAGGAGACCCGCCGCATCCTGGACCGGCTCTACGGCTACGAGGTCTCGCCGGTGCTGTGGAAGAAGGTCATGCCGCGGCTGTCGGCGGGCCGGGTGCAGTCGGTCGCGACGCGGCTGGTCGTGGAGCGCGAGCGGGAGCGCATCAAGTTCACCTCGGCCTCGTACTGGGACATCTCCGCGACAATGGACGCGGGCGAGGACGCCACCCCGCGCCAGTTCCCGGCGCGCCTGGTGTCGGTCGACGGCGCGCGCCTGGCCACCGGCAAGGACTTCGACGCCTCCGGGCAGCTCAAGGCGAACGCCAAGGACGTCCGGGTGCTCGAGGAGGCGGCGGCGCGTGCGCTGGCCCAGGGCCTGCACCAGCGGGACTTCAAGGTCACCAGCGTCGAGGAGAAGCCGTACACGCGGCGGCCGTACGCGCCGTTCATGACCTCCACGCTGCAGCAGGAGGCCGGCCGGAAGCTGCGCTTCAACGCCGAGACCACGATGCAGATCGCGCAGCGGCTGTACCAGAACGGGTACATCACCTACATGCGTACCGACTCCACGACGCTGTCGGAGTCGGCGCTCGCGGCGGCCCGCAGCCAGGCGACCGAGCTGTACGGCAAGGACCACGTCTCGCCGACGCCGCGGCAGTACACCCGCAAGGTCAAGAATGCCCAGGAGGCCCACGAGGCGATCCGCCCCGCCGGCGAGGTGTTCCGCACGCCCGGCCAGGTCGCCGGTGAGCTGCAGGCCGACGAGTTCCGGCTGTACGAGCTGATCTGGCAGCGCACGATCGCCTCGCAGATGGCCGACGCCAAGGGCACCACGATGTCGGTGCGCATCACCGGCACCGCGAGCACGGGCGAGGAGTGCGTGTTCGCCGCGTCCGGCCGCACGATCACCTTCGCCGGCTTCCTGAAGGCCTACGTGGAGGCGGTGGACGCCGACTCCGGCGCCGAGGCCGACGACAAGCAGAGCCGCCTGCCGCAGCTGGTCAAGGACCAGGCGCTGACCGCGACCGACCTGTCCCCGGACGGGCACGCGACCACGCCGCCGGCGCGCTACAACGAGCCCAGCCTGGTCAGCAAGCTGGAGGAGCTGGGCATCGGCCGCCCGTCGACGTACGCGTCGATCATCAAGACCATCCAGGACCGCGGGTACGTCTGGAAGAAGGGCGCCGCGCTCGTCCCGTCGTGGGTCGCGTTCGCCGTGGTCGGGCTGCTGGAGCGGCACTTCGAGCGGCTGGTCGACTACGACTTCACCGCGGCGATGGAGGACGAGCTCGACCGCATCGCGGCCGGGAACGAGCAGCGCACCCGCTGGCTGTCGCGGTTCTACTTCGGCGGCGAGCAGGGCGTGGACGGCTCCGTCGGGCGCCTCGGCGGGTTGAAGAAGCTGGTCAGCGGCGGGGTCGAGGACATCGACCCGCGCGAGATCAACTCCATCCCGATGTTCGAGGACAACGACGGGCACACCGTGCACGTGCGGGTCGGCCGCTACGGCCCGTACCTGGAGCGCGAGGTCGACGGCAAGCCGCAGCGCGCGAACCTGCCGGAGGACCTGCCGCCGGACGAGCTGACCGTGGAGATCGCGGAGAAGCTGTTCGCGACCCCGCAGGAGGGCCGTGACCTCGGCGTCGACCCGGTCACCCAGCACCGCATCGTCGCCAAGGAGGGCCGGTTCGGCCCGTACGTCACCGAGGTGCTGCCGGAGCCCGAGGAGACGGAGGGCAAGAAGACCAGCAAGGCGAAGAAGCCGAAGCCGCGCACCGGTTCGCTGTTCCAGTCGATGTCGATCGAGACGGTGACGCTGGAGGACGCGCTCAAGCTGCTGTCGCTGCCGCGGGTGGTCGGCAAGGACCCGGAGACCGGTGAGGAGATCACCGCGCAGAACGGGCGCTACGGGCCGTACCTGAAGAAGGGCACGGACTCGCGGTCGCTGTCGAGCGAGGACCAGATCTTCTCGATCACGCTCGACGAGGCGCTGAAGATCTACGCGGAGCCGAAGCAGCGTGGCCGCCGGGGCGCCGCGAAGCCGCCGCTGAAGGAGCTGGGCGAGGACCCGGTGTCCAAGAAGCCGATGGTGGTCAAGGACGGCCGGTTCGGCCCGTACGTCACCGACGGGGAGTACAACGCGACCCTGCGCAAGGGCGACAGCATCGAAGGGCTGACCCCGGAGCGGGCGTCCGAGCTGCTCGCCGAGAAGCGCGCGAAGGGCCCGGCGCCGAAGAAGAAGGCGCCGGCGCGCAAGGCCCCGGCGAAGAAGGCGGCCGCGAAGAAGTAG
- a CDS encoding bifunctional MFS transporter/dTMP kinase yields the protein MSGVGPISEVVHVEPGAGSEAPAGRDASTIHRARRVLAIRPFRRLWGVTYLCSVADWLTILGLTSLATQLTTNYTAQNFAFTGVLLSALLPGLIFAPLGGLLADRFDRRKVMFVADLFRCGFLLSVAFVGTSWWLYIANFLASASAMMWIPSKEAAVPNLLKRPDQVETANQLGLVMTYGLATVTAGGLYAVVTRIAASVGLPSGFFGELGVAKVIVVLIALLYLASAILVLTRIPELSIRKPRMAEISHEQAEKAAKPIAEADKPGLGALIKDAGKYVRSTPLVRGLLIGAAGAFAAGGAVVGSAKPYSSSLLAGDSAWGLLVVAVFIGLATGMGGAPKLARRLPHDRLFGISIVLAGLALILVALSPHLTVSLIAVAIVGACAGAAFLTGVTIIGSQVDDAIRGRINAIYQSMMKIIVFGSVSLVPLLIGLTKPRTITVWGNPIIIDGTRPVMLGGGALAAVVGIVAYRQMDSRRSEPIMADLRNAIRRRPRRVNGLLIALEGTTAADTAVQASKLAEWLRSASPRPVVLAADPALDDERLAALIGNASLSGARAQALAAAAVRADIVERNVNPALDGGAIVVMERFVDSPLAHLSAVAGLDAKELEGLADWATGRLRPDVTVLLDADPGANAPGPISVEDQWRVQNLLSEMAAADPDHYVVVDADGPAEEVGDRVRTAVTAVLAQRKLGLVPLAEVEAR from the coding sequence ATGAGTGGGGTGGGTCCGATCAGCGAGGTCGTGCACGTGGAACCCGGCGCAGGAAGTGAGGCGCCGGCAGGGCGTGACGCCTCGACGATCCACCGGGCCCGGCGGGTCCTGGCGATCCGGCCGTTCCGGCGGCTGTGGGGCGTCACCTACCTGTGCAGCGTCGCGGACTGGCTCACCATCCTGGGTTTGACCAGCCTCGCGACCCAGCTGACCACGAACTACACCGCGCAGAACTTCGCCTTCACCGGCGTCCTGCTCTCCGCGCTGCTGCCCGGCCTGATCTTCGCCCCGCTCGGCGGGCTGCTCGCCGACCGCTTCGACCGGCGCAAGGTCATGTTCGTCGCCGACCTGTTCCGCTGCGGCTTCCTGCTGTCGGTGGCGTTCGTCGGCACGTCCTGGTGGCTCTACATCGCGAACTTCCTGGCCAGCGCGAGCGCGATGATGTGGATCCCGTCCAAGGAGGCGGCGGTCCCGAACCTGCTCAAGCGCCCGGACCAGGTGGAGACGGCCAACCAGCTCGGCCTGGTGATGACGTACGGCCTCGCCACGGTCACCGCGGGCGGCCTCTACGCCGTGGTGACCCGGATCGCGGCCTCGGTCGGCCTTCCGTCCGGGTTCTTCGGCGAGCTCGGCGTCGCCAAGGTCATCGTCGTGCTCATCGCGCTGCTCTACCTGGCCAGCGCGATCCTGGTGCTGACCCGCATCCCGGAGTTGTCGATCCGCAAGCCGCGGATGGCCGAGATCTCGCACGAGCAGGCCGAGAAGGCCGCGAAGCCGATCGCGGAGGCGGACAAGCCCGGGCTGGGCGCCCTGATCAAGGACGCGGGCAAGTACGTGCGGAGCACACCGCTGGTCCGCGGCCTGCTCATCGGCGCGGCCGGCGCGTTCGCCGCGGGCGGCGCGGTGGTCGGGTCGGCCAAGCCGTACTCGTCGAGCCTGCTGGCGGGCGACTCCGCGTGGGGCCTGCTGGTCGTGGCCGTGTTCATCGGGCTGGCGACCGGTATGGGGGGCGCGCCGAAGCTGGCCCGGCGGTTGCCGCACGACCGGCTCTTCGGCATCTCGATCGTGCTCGCCGGGCTGGCGCTGATCCTGGTGGCGCTGTCGCCGCACCTGACCGTGTCGCTGATCGCGGTCGCGATCGTCGGCGCGTGTGCCGGCGCCGCGTTCCTGACCGGCGTGACGATCATCGGTTCGCAGGTCGACGACGCGATCCGCGGCCGGATCAACGCGATCTACCAGTCGATGATGAAGATCATCGTGTTCGGGTCGGTCTCGCTGGTGCCGCTGCTGATCGGCCTGACGAAGCCGCGGACGATCACGGTCTGGGGCAACCCGATCATCATCGACGGCACCCGCCCGGTGATGCTCGGCGGCGGCGCCCTCGCCGCGGTCGTCGGCATCGTCGCCTACCGGCAGATGGACTCGCGCCGGTCCGAGCCGATCATGGCCGACCTGCGCAACGCGATCCGGCGCCGCCCGCGCCGCGTGAACGGCCTGCTCATCGCGCTGGAGGGCACCACGGCCGCGGACACCGCCGTGCAGGCGTCGAAGCTCGCCGAGTGGCTGCGGTCGGCCAGTCCGCGCCCGGTGGTGCTGGCCGCGGACCCGGCGCTGGACGACGAGCGGCTCGCCGCGCTCATCGGCAACGCGTCGCTGTCCGGGGCGCGGGCGCAGGCCCTCGCGGCCGCCGCGGTGCGTGCCGACATCGTGGAGCGCAACGTCAACCCGGCGCTGGACGGCGGCGCGATCGTGGTGATGGAACGCTTCGTCGACTCGCCGCTCGCGCACCTGTCCGCCGTCGCCGGGCTGGACGCCAAGGAGCTGGAGGGGCTCGCCGACTGGGCCACCGGCCGCCTCCGGCCGGACGTGACCGTGCTGCTGGACGCCGACCCCGGCGCGAACGCGCCCGGCCCGATCTCGGTCGAGGACCAGTGGCGCGTGCAGAACCTGCTCAGCGAGATGGCCGCCGCCGACCCCGACCACTACGTGGTGGTGGACGCCGACGGGCCCGCGGAGGAGGTCGGCGACCGGGTGCGCACCGCGGTCACCGCCGTGCTCGCCCAGCGCAAGCTCGGACTGGTGCCGCTGGCCGAGGTGGAGGCCAGGTGA
- a CDS encoding DNA polymerase III subunit delta', translating to MTAVVAPAGVWGQLVGQDHAVDVLSAAARAAAQIVAGEPAPPGAMTHAWLLTGPPGSGRSVAARAFAAALQCITGTGCGQCPGCRTAMHGTHADVRLVIPEGLSISVAEMRALVQAAARRPTTGQWQVVIIEDADRLTEGASNALLKAVEEPPERTVFLLCAPSDHPEDISVTIRSRCRLVTLRTPAAEAIARVLVDRDGVDPELAEWAASVCGGHVGRARRLATDDNARKRRAAVLRIPLGLSRPGDVFRCADDLIAAAEADATEESKERDEAEKAELRNAMGGDATGKGVAGAKRAAEAAVKQLEKRQKSRATRTQRDTLDLALVDLAGFYRDVLVAVSGADARYNHPDHAQDIEQAARQWTAESTLKRLEAVLACREAILWNVKPRIAVEAMLTALRHG from the coding sequence GTGACCGCTGTCGTCGCGCCGGCCGGGGTGTGGGGCCAGCTGGTCGGGCAGGACCACGCCGTCGACGTGCTGTCCGCGGCAGCGCGGGCGGCGGCGCAGATCGTCGCGGGTGAGCCCGCGCCACCGGGGGCGATGACGCACGCCTGGCTGCTCACCGGCCCGCCCGGCTCCGGCCGGTCGGTGGCGGCGCGCGCGTTCGCCGCGGCCCTGCAGTGCATCACCGGCACCGGCTGCGGCCAGTGCCCCGGCTGCCGCACCGCGATGCACGGCACGCACGCCGACGTGCGCCTGGTCATTCCGGAGGGCCTCTCGATCTCGGTCGCGGAGATGCGTGCGCTGGTCCAGGCCGCGGCGCGCCGCCCGACGACCGGGCAGTGGCAGGTCGTGATCATCGAGGACGCCGACCGGTTGACGGAGGGCGCGTCGAACGCCCTGCTCAAGGCGGTCGAAGAGCCGCCGGAGCGGACGGTGTTCCTGCTGTGCGCGCCGTCGGACCACCCCGAGGACATCTCGGTCACGATCCGTTCCCGGTGCCGTCTGGTGACGCTGCGGACGCCGGCCGCGGAGGCGATCGCCCGCGTGCTGGTCGACCGGGACGGCGTCGATCCGGAGCTGGCCGAATGGGCGGCGTCGGTGTGCGGCGGTCACGTCGGCCGCGCGCGGCGCCTGGCCACGGACGACAACGCCCGCAAGCGCCGGGCCGCGGTGCTGCGGATCCCGCTTGGCCTGTCGCGCCCCGGTGACGTGTTCCGCTGCGCCGACGACCTGATCGCCGCCGCCGAAGCGGACGCGACCGAGGAGAGCAAGGAACGCGACGAGGCCGAGAAGGCGGAGCTGCGCAACGCGATGGGCGGTGACGCGACCGGCAAGGGCGTCGCCGGCGCCAAGCGCGCGGCCGAAGCGGCGGTCAAGCAGCTGGAGAAGCGCCAGAAGTCCCGGGCGACCCGCACCCAGCGCGACACGCTGGACCTCGCGCTGGTCGACCTCGCGGGCTTCTACCGGGACGTGCTGGTGGCGGTCAGCGGCGCCGACGCCCGCTACAACCACCCCGACCACGCCCAGGACATCGAGCAGGCCGCCCGCCAGTGGACGGCGGAGTCGACGCTGAAGCGCCTGGAAGCGGTGCTGGCCTGCCGCGAAGCGATCCTGTGGAACGTCAAGCCGCGGATCGCGGTGGAGGCGATGCTGACGGCCCTGCGCCACGGCTGA
- a CDS encoding class I SAM-dependent methyltransferase, with protein sequence MARRSETISPTAHYTGFVWVRSGLSDPAFATAEGRVLHGLLRPLMAASGALGGPTLDGFLLARHRLIDRLLTDAVERDGITQVVEIAAGLSARGWRFTRRHPGLIYLEADLPDMAERKRRTLRGALPTGPGHRVAELDVLDETGLDRLVADLDPARGLVIVTEGLVNYFDEPAVRAMWARFARALGRFERGRYLSDLHLATSDFAVRAFVRALSAFVRGQVHLHFTGAAEAEAALLAAGFGRAVLHVPPETGLVRVVEATP encoded by the coding sequence ATGGCCCGCCGCTCCGAGACGATCAGTCCGACCGCCCACTACACCGGCTTCGTGTGGGTGCGCAGCGGGCTCTCCGACCCCGCCTTCGCCACCGCCGAGGGACGCGTCCTGCACGGGCTGCTGCGGCCGCTGATGGCAGCCAGCGGCGCGCTGGGCGGGCCGACGCTCGACGGCTTCCTGCTGGCCCGGCACCGCCTGATCGACCGGCTCCTCACCGACGCCGTCGAGCGCGACGGGATCACCCAGGTCGTCGAGATCGCGGCCGGGCTGTCCGCCCGCGGCTGGCGCTTCACCCGCCGCCACCCCGGCCTCATCTACCTCGAAGCGGACCTGCCGGACATGGCCGAGCGCAAACGCCGCACCCTGCGTGGCGCGCTTCCGACCGGGCCCGGGCACCGCGTGGCCGAACTGGACGTCCTCGACGAGACCGGTCTGGACCGGCTGGTGGCCGACCTCGACCCGGCCCGCGGGCTGGTGATCGTCACCGAAGGGCTGGTCAACTACTTCGACGAGCCGGCGGTGCGGGCGATGTGGGCGCGCTTCGCCAGGGCGCTGGGCCGGTTCGAGCGCGGCCGGTACCTGTCCGACCTGCACCTGGCCACTTCCGACTTCGCGGTGCGGGCGTTCGTCCGGGCGCTGTCGGCGTTCGTGCGCGGGCAGGTGCACCTGCACTTCACGGGTGCGGCCGAGGCGGAGGCGGCGCTACTCGCGGCCGGATTCGGCCGGGCGGTGCTGCACGTCCCGCCGGAGACGGGGCTCGTCCGGGTCGTCGAGGCCACGCCCTAG